In Sorghum bicolor cultivar BTx623 chromosome 8, Sorghum_bicolor_NCBIv3, whole genome shotgun sequence, one genomic interval encodes:
- the LOC8071455 gene encoding trigger factor-like protein TIG, Chloroplastic, with product MELSTVAAAVASAAARPHGHFSSPRAASVSVSVSWNNSPSLASTSRRQRLLRRLPVTSAVVELRQAAAGGGDSLRVTETRQPGSSVKFSVEVPTSIIHDCYQTTLQEYAKRFKVPGFRPGKIIPENILINYVGPQHVQDATIEAVLKHTLPQALSSVEERALEDSVRILTQFDDMRNSFSLDNVFRYDVAVDVVPEVRWLSEDKYKNLKVVVEIDEAVDAEKAAEKELQRRHKALGLLRVVADRGLQIGDLVVLDIFADSINSDGSKGEKISSAESTGFHLDTEETNNLVPGFLGSLIGIRPGEARSFPIQFPESFEQESLRGVHAQFTVVCKELFYRELPEMGDSLAVKLLPGCTTIDEVRGRILERCKEVEKMAIEQATDNAILDQLGKLVEVDVPRALFQEQGQQLYGAKLLQLQAERKLDKDQLASLSTQRSVQAYLEDEKENITRIIKQMLAVGDVFKSENLQYSTEQLIKEVENSIAEFKQYNQDYDEDNIRQQVQDVLEAAKVLEWLKENCTVEYIRR from the exons ATGGAGCTGTCCACCGTCGCCGCCGCAGTTGCCTCGGCCGCCGCGCGTCCACACGGGCATTTCTCCTCTCCCCGCGCGgcctccgtctccgtctccgtctcgTGGAACAACAGTCCCTCGCTCGCCTCCACCTCACGACGGCAAAGGCTGCTGCGGCGGCTCCCCGTCACCTCGGCCGTCGTGGAGCTCCGCCAAGCCGCTGCCGGGGGCGGAGACTCGCTTCGTGTCACCGAGACGCGGCAGCCTGGATCCAGT GTTAAGTTCAGCGTGGAGGTGCCTACTTCCATCATTCACGACTGTTACCAAACCACGCTACAGGAGTACGCGAAACGTTTTAAG GTTCCTGGATTTCGGCCTGGGAAGATCATTCCAGAAAACATTCTTATAAACTATGTAGGACCGCAACATGTACAGGATGCCACAATTGAAGCTGTCTTGAAACATACACTTCCTCAAGCATTGTCCTCG GTAGAGGAGAGGGCATTAGAAGATTCTGTTCGCATTCTTACTCAGTTTGAtgatatgagaaattctttctcACTCGACAATGTGTTTAG GTATGATGTTGCTGTGGATGTTGTCCCTGAAGTCCGATGGTTATCCGAAGACAAATATAAGAACCTCAAAGTTGTCGTTGAAATAGATGAAGCTGTTGATGCAGAAAAGGCAGCAGAAAAAGAGCTTCAGCGACGTCATAAAGCTCTGGGCTTACTTAGAGTTGTGGCTGACAGAGGCCTCCAG ATTGGTGATCTGGTGGTACTAGATATTTTTGCAGACAGCATTAACAGTGATGGCTCTAAAGGTGAAAAAATTTCATCTGCCGAGAGTACAG GTTTCCACTTGGACACTGAGGAAACTAATAACCTTGTTCCTGGATTTCTTGGTTCATTAATTGGGATTCGTCCTGGTGAAGCTAGATCATTTCCTATTCAGTTCCCTGAGTCATTTGAGCAAGAAAGTCTAAGAGGTGTCCATGCACAGTTTACT GTTGTGTGTAAAGAGCTCTTCTACAGAGAGTTGCCAGAAATGGGTGACTCACTTGCTGTAAAGCTTCTTCCAGGATGCACTACAATAGACGAG GTTCGAGGACGTATTTTGGAAAGATGTAAAGAAGTAGAGAAAATGGCCATAGAACAAGCAACCGATAATGcaatccttgatcagctcgggAAG TTGGTTGAGGTTGATGTTCCTCGTGCCTTGTTTCAAGAACAAGGCCAACAACTTTACGGAGCCAAACTTCTGCAGCTTCAG GCAGAAAGGAAGCTAGATAAAGACCAGCTAGCATCCTTATCGACCCAGAGGTCAGTTCAGGCGTACCTAGAAGATGAGAAGGAGAATATTACAAGAATCATTAAACAGATGCTGGCTGTTGGTGATGTTTTCAAATCCGAGAATTTACAG TACTCTACTGAACAGCTCATCAAGGAAGTTGAAAACTCCATAGCAGAGTTCAAACAGTACAATCAAGACTATGATGAGGACAACATCAGGCAACAG GTCCAGGATGTTCTAGAGGCAGCGAAGGTGCTTGAATGGCTCAAGGAGAACTGTACAGTCGAGTATATCAGGCGATGA
- the LOC8067139 gene encoding uncharacterized protein LOC8067139 isoform X1 → MKNTSCRIKDVHRKLQFELLRKATNYFSEERKLGSGTFGQVYKGVLEDGEEIAVKILQFMPQIDSQHFENEFGHLKRLKHENIVRLLGFCDESEPIIAQYGGRQVHCEVIHRALCLEYMPNGSLTKLLSEEYTGTNWSIRYKIIKGICEGLKYLHEGLEVPILHLDLKPDNILLDQGMVPKIADFGLSRLFGEENTIRTMSPLGTLGYWPPEFIDRGIISKKYDIFSLGVIIMKIIVGLEGYSSIADIDAGGCFDYVYNNSRPNYAFVEPDYERVRCCIEIAINCMDKDRRKRPRISDVVSKLDEIDFFSSLQQHPAVKEAEGSTVTMHIQEEWNNQVDTDKLVVIDFPATWCSMSRGMAPVFADTAKEFTNETVLSESDQFYSASQAIRKILEISYGDLPLPVKSCFLYLTAFSGNHMIKKDRLIRRWVAEGLIPERHGKSLLETGERYFVELINRRLIQPAFDNDDDQPTGCTVHGDVANFMASLSNEENFITPGAELNSGLFRQVSLDINYGYEHEGDTLFSDMCCLLEQKSWVVSCSDENSSGGINEAISLHLYRVQSIAFWAFKHVRVLDLEDTKGLENKQLESLGRLSLLRYLGLSRTDVTRLPPEIMALKQLTTLNLRQTRVRRLPRFGDMKLLSLLVDELIILGVMGGMQELEELSKVLLGPDGSLAGDVARLVTKLGRLRMLGVRFSHLLGLNETDRQGVKHFLEEVGKSNLQSLFLDNYHHQLLDLLAASSWAHNRPHHLRKFELRMHECLPLVPPEIASLRALTHLHIHVEAVEAEAVRALGYLPNLVLLKLRLSTSTGLAVGSKDGFHCLKVFSYHGALGLQFEEGAMPQLRRLCLDLDARDEMPELESLEFGIQHLTCLVQVRATIHCKDTLTASEVEAAEAHIRGQVSLNPNNRVFELNRRVQRSAAKAAEAPVIAIQSLDEWSSQVCPDKLVVVFFTASWCRPSHRMDPVFADLAKKNPNVVFLKVDVDVGEMSIIAKQLSVNGVPTFLFMREGTVKDRVLGADKEELEEKLLEQLSLMPWLRLYV, encoded by the exons ATGAAGAACACATCATGCCGGATAAAAGATGTTCATCGTAAGTTACAATTCGAATTGTTACGAAAGGCGACTAATTATTTTTCTGAGGAACGGAAACTTGGCTCTGGCACATTTGGACAAGTATACAAG GGAGTGCTTGAAGATGGAGAAGAAATTGCTGTGAAGATTCTCCAATTCATGCCACAGATTGACAGTCAGCATTTCGAAAATGAATTTGGACACCTAAAGAGGCTGAAGCACGAAAACATTGTGCGATTACTGGGCTTTTGCGATGAATCAGAACCAATAATTGCACAGTACGGTGGAAGACAAGTCCATTGTGAAGTGATACACAGGGCACTCTGCCTCGAGTATATGCCAAATGGAAGTCTTACCAAGCTTCTTTCTG AAGAATATACTGGGACGAATTGGTCCATACGGTACAAAATAATTAAGGGAATATGTGAGGGTTTAAAATACCTGCACGAGGGATTGGAAGTTCCTATTTTGCATTTGGATCTAAAACCAGATAATATACTTCTAGATCAGGGTATGGTACCTAAAATTGCAGATTTTGGTTTATCAAGACTTTTCGGTGAAGAAAACACTATACGAACAATGTCTCCACTAGGGACACT CGGATACTGGCCACCGGAATTCATAGACAGGGGAATAATCTCAAAAAAATATGACATATTCAGTTTGGGTGTTATAATTATGAAGATAATTGTTGGACTTGAGGGCTACTCGAGCATTGCTGATATAGATGCCGGAGGATGTTTTGATTAT GTATACAACAACTCGAGGCCAAACTATGCATTTGTCGAACCAGATTATGAAAGAGTAAGGTGTTGTATTGAGATAGCTATAAACTGCATGGACAAGGACCGACGTAAAAGGCCTAGAATTAGTGATGTTGTCAGTAAATTAGATGAAATAGATTTTTTTTCAAGCCTGCAACAGCATCCTGCTGTGAAGGAAGCTGAAGGGTCGACGGTCACCATGCACATCCAAGAGGAGTGGAACAACCAGGTTGACACTGACAAGCTGGTAGTGATAGACTTCCCTGCGACCTGGTGCTCAATGTCCCGTGGGATGGCTCCGGTTTTTGCTGATACTGCCAAGGAGTTCACAAATGAAACTGTTTTATCAGAATCAGATCAATTTTATTCCGCATCGCAAGCAATTAGAAAGATACTGGAGATCAGTTATGGTGATCTACCTCTTCCAGTGAAGTCTTGCTTCCTGTACTTGACTGCTTTTTCAGGAAATCATATGATCAAGAAAGATCGTCTGATACGAAGATGGGTAGCTGAAGGGCTAATCCCTGAAAGGCATGGAAAGAGCTTGCTGGAAACAGGGGAGAGATACTTTGTTGAGCTTATCAATAGGAGGCTGATCCAACCGGCCTTTGACAACGACGATGATCAGCCAACTGGCTGCACTGTTCATGGTGACGTAGCGAATTTCATGGCATCCTTGTCAAATGAAGAAAACTTCATTACACCGGGTGCAGAGTTGAATTCCGGACTATTTCGGCAAGTTAGCCTTGACATCAACTATGGTTATGAACACGAAGGTGATACCTTGTTCTCGGACATGTGTTGTCTTCTAGAACAGAAGAGTTGGGTGGTTTCATGCAGTGATGAAAACTCAAGCGGTGGCATCAATGAAGCAATTTCTCTGCACCTATATAGGGTGCAATCCATTGCATTTTGGGCCTTCAAACACGTGCGGGTGCTGGATCTTGAAGATACCAAGGGCTTGGAAAACAAACAATTGGAAAGCCTTGGACGTCTGTCTCTGCTGAGGTACCTGGGATTGAGCAGGACCGATGTCACCAGGTTGCCTCCAGAAATCATGGCACTTAAACAATTAACTACCTTAAATCTAAGGCAAACCAGAGTGAGAAGGCTACCGAGATTTGGAGACATGAAGCTGTTGTCCCTGCTTGTCGATGAATTGATAATTCTGGGAGTAATGGGGGGAATGCAAGAATTGGAGGAACTATCGAAAGTCCTTCTAGGTCCGGATGGCTCGCTTGCTGGCGATGTGGCAAGGCTTGTTACTAAATTGGGGCGGCTGAGGATGCTTGGGGTAAGATTTAGTCATTTGCTTGGTCTGAATGAAACTGATCGGCAGGGAGTGAAGCATTTCCTCGAGGAGGTGGGGAAATCAAACCTGCAGTCCCTCTTTCTTGACAACTACCACCATCAGCTACTTGACTTACTGGCTGCTTCAAGCTGGGCCCACAATAGGCCACATCACCTGCGAAAATTTGAGCTGAGGATGCATGAATGCCTCCCACTGGTCCCACCAGAGATCGCTTCGCTGAGAGCCCTCACGCACTTGCATATCCATGTAGAAGCAGTCGAAGCAGAAGCTGTCCGCGCCCTTGGGTACTTGCCTAACTTAGTCCTCCTAAAGCTACGTCTAAGTACGAGCACAGGGCTGGCAGTGGGTAGCAAGGATGGATTTCATTGCCTCAAGGTGTTTTCGTATCACGGTGCATTAGGGCTGCAGTTTGAAGAAGGAGCCATGCCACAGCTCCGGAGGCTTTGCCTAGACCTTGATGCCCGGGATGAAATGCCCGAATTAGAATCTTTGGAATTTGGCATCCAGCATCTCACTTGTCTAGTGCAGGTCCGTGCAACTATTCACTGCAAGGATACTTTGACAGCTTCAGAGGTGGAGGCAGCAGAGGCCCACATCAGAGGCCAAGTATCTCTGAACCCCAACAATCGGGTATTCGAATTGAACAGAAGAGTGCAGCGCTCTGCTGCGAAGGCAGCCGAAGCGCCGGTGATCGCCATCCAGAGCCTGGATGAGTGGAGCAGCCAGGTCTGCCCCGACAAGCTGGTGGTGGTTTTCTTCACTGCGAGCTGGTGCAGACCGTCCCACAGGATGGATCCAGTTTTTGCTGATCTCGCCAAGAAGAACCCAAATGTGGTTTTCCTCAAGGTTGATGTTGATGTTGGTGAAATGAGCATTATTGCTAAGCAGTTGAGTGTTAATGGCGTACCAACATTCCTCTTCATGAGGGAGGGCACAGTTAAGGACAGGGTTCTTGGCGCAGACAAGGAAGAGCTGGAGGAGAAGCTTTTGGAGCAGTTGTCCCTGATGCCTTGGCTGCGCCTCTATGTTTGA
- the LOC8067139 gene encoding uncharacterized protein LOC8067139 isoform X2 — MPQIDSQHFENEFGHLKRLKHENIVRLLGFCDESEPIIAQYGGRQVHCEVIHRALCLEYMPNGSLTKLLSEEYTGTNWSIRYKIIKGICEGLKYLHEGLEVPILHLDLKPDNILLDQGMVPKIADFGLSRLFGEENTIRTMSPLGTLGYWPPEFIDRGIISKKYDIFSLGVIIMKIIVGLEGYSSIADIDAGGCFDYVYNNSRPNYAFVEPDYERVRCCIEIAINCMDKDRRKRPRISDVVSKLDEIDFFSSLQQHPAVKEAEGSTVTMHIQEEWNNQVDTDKLVVIDFPATWCSMSRGMAPVFADTAKEFTNETVLSESDQFYSASQAIRKILEISYGDLPLPVKSCFLYLTAFSGNHMIKKDRLIRRWVAEGLIPERHGKSLLETGERYFVELINRRLIQPAFDNDDDQPTGCTVHGDVANFMASLSNEENFITPGAELNSGLFRQVSLDINYGYEHEGDTLFSDMCCLLEQKSWVVSCSDENSSGGINEAISLHLYRVQSIAFWAFKHVRVLDLEDTKGLENKQLESLGRLSLLRYLGLSRTDVTRLPPEIMALKQLTTLNLRQTRVRRLPRFGDMKLLSLLVDELIILGVMGGMQELEELSKVLLGPDGSLAGDVARLVTKLGRLRMLGVRFSHLLGLNETDRQGVKHFLEEVGKSNLQSLFLDNYHHQLLDLLAASSWAHNRPHHLRKFELRMHECLPLVPPEIASLRALTHLHIHVEAVEAEAVRALGYLPNLVLLKLRLSTSTGLAVGSKDGFHCLKVFSYHGALGLQFEEGAMPQLRRLCLDLDARDEMPELESLEFGIQHLTCLVQVRATIHCKDTLTASEVEAAEAHIRGQVSLNPNNRVFELNRRVQRSAAKAAEAPVIAIQSLDEWSSQVCPDKLVVVFFTASWCRPSHRMDPVFADLAKKNPNVVFLKVDVDVGEMSIIAKQLSVNGVPTFLFMREGTVKDRVLGADKEELEEKLLEQLSLMPWLRLYV, encoded by the exons ATGCCACAGATTGACAGTCAGCATTTCGAAAATGAATTTGGACACCTAAAGAGGCTGAAGCACGAAAACATTGTGCGATTACTGGGCTTTTGCGATGAATCAGAACCAATAATTGCACAGTACGGTGGAAGACAAGTCCATTGTGAAGTGATACACAGGGCACTCTGCCTCGAGTATATGCCAAATGGAAGTCTTACCAAGCTTCTTTCTG AAGAATATACTGGGACGAATTGGTCCATACGGTACAAAATAATTAAGGGAATATGTGAGGGTTTAAAATACCTGCACGAGGGATTGGAAGTTCCTATTTTGCATTTGGATCTAAAACCAGATAATATACTTCTAGATCAGGGTATGGTACCTAAAATTGCAGATTTTGGTTTATCAAGACTTTTCGGTGAAGAAAACACTATACGAACAATGTCTCCACTAGGGACACT CGGATACTGGCCACCGGAATTCATAGACAGGGGAATAATCTCAAAAAAATATGACATATTCAGTTTGGGTGTTATAATTATGAAGATAATTGTTGGACTTGAGGGCTACTCGAGCATTGCTGATATAGATGCCGGAGGATGTTTTGATTAT GTATACAACAACTCGAGGCCAAACTATGCATTTGTCGAACCAGATTATGAAAGAGTAAGGTGTTGTATTGAGATAGCTATAAACTGCATGGACAAGGACCGACGTAAAAGGCCTAGAATTAGTGATGTTGTCAGTAAATTAGATGAAATAGATTTTTTTTCAAGCCTGCAACAGCATCCTGCTGTGAAGGAAGCTGAAGGGTCGACGGTCACCATGCACATCCAAGAGGAGTGGAACAACCAGGTTGACACTGACAAGCTGGTAGTGATAGACTTCCCTGCGACCTGGTGCTCAATGTCCCGTGGGATGGCTCCGGTTTTTGCTGATACTGCCAAGGAGTTCACAAATGAAACTGTTTTATCAGAATCAGATCAATTTTATTCCGCATCGCAAGCAATTAGAAAGATACTGGAGATCAGTTATGGTGATCTACCTCTTCCAGTGAAGTCTTGCTTCCTGTACTTGACTGCTTTTTCAGGAAATCATATGATCAAGAAAGATCGTCTGATACGAAGATGGGTAGCTGAAGGGCTAATCCCTGAAAGGCATGGAAAGAGCTTGCTGGAAACAGGGGAGAGATACTTTGTTGAGCTTATCAATAGGAGGCTGATCCAACCGGCCTTTGACAACGACGATGATCAGCCAACTGGCTGCACTGTTCATGGTGACGTAGCGAATTTCATGGCATCCTTGTCAAATGAAGAAAACTTCATTACACCGGGTGCAGAGTTGAATTCCGGACTATTTCGGCAAGTTAGCCTTGACATCAACTATGGTTATGAACACGAAGGTGATACCTTGTTCTCGGACATGTGTTGTCTTCTAGAACAGAAGAGTTGGGTGGTTTCATGCAGTGATGAAAACTCAAGCGGTGGCATCAATGAAGCAATTTCTCTGCACCTATATAGGGTGCAATCCATTGCATTTTGGGCCTTCAAACACGTGCGGGTGCTGGATCTTGAAGATACCAAGGGCTTGGAAAACAAACAATTGGAAAGCCTTGGACGTCTGTCTCTGCTGAGGTACCTGGGATTGAGCAGGACCGATGTCACCAGGTTGCCTCCAGAAATCATGGCACTTAAACAATTAACTACCTTAAATCTAAGGCAAACCAGAGTGAGAAGGCTACCGAGATTTGGAGACATGAAGCTGTTGTCCCTGCTTGTCGATGAATTGATAATTCTGGGAGTAATGGGGGGAATGCAAGAATTGGAGGAACTATCGAAAGTCCTTCTAGGTCCGGATGGCTCGCTTGCTGGCGATGTGGCAAGGCTTGTTACTAAATTGGGGCGGCTGAGGATGCTTGGGGTAAGATTTAGTCATTTGCTTGGTCTGAATGAAACTGATCGGCAGGGAGTGAAGCATTTCCTCGAGGAGGTGGGGAAATCAAACCTGCAGTCCCTCTTTCTTGACAACTACCACCATCAGCTACTTGACTTACTGGCTGCTTCAAGCTGGGCCCACAATAGGCCACATCACCTGCGAAAATTTGAGCTGAGGATGCATGAATGCCTCCCACTGGTCCCACCAGAGATCGCTTCGCTGAGAGCCCTCACGCACTTGCATATCCATGTAGAAGCAGTCGAAGCAGAAGCTGTCCGCGCCCTTGGGTACTTGCCTAACTTAGTCCTCCTAAAGCTACGTCTAAGTACGAGCACAGGGCTGGCAGTGGGTAGCAAGGATGGATTTCATTGCCTCAAGGTGTTTTCGTATCACGGTGCATTAGGGCTGCAGTTTGAAGAAGGAGCCATGCCACAGCTCCGGAGGCTTTGCCTAGACCTTGATGCCCGGGATGAAATGCCCGAATTAGAATCTTTGGAATTTGGCATCCAGCATCTCACTTGTCTAGTGCAGGTCCGTGCAACTATTCACTGCAAGGATACTTTGACAGCTTCAGAGGTGGAGGCAGCAGAGGCCCACATCAGAGGCCAAGTATCTCTGAACCCCAACAATCGGGTATTCGAATTGAACAGAAGAGTGCAGCGCTCTGCTGCGAAGGCAGCCGAAGCGCCGGTGATCGCCATCCAGAGCCTGGATGAGTGGAGCAGCCAGGTCTGCCCCGACAAGCTGGTGGTGGTTTTCTTCACTGCGAGCTGGTGCAGACCGTCCCACAGGATGGATCCAGTTTTTGCTGATCTCGCCAAGAAGAACCCAAATGTGGTTTTCCTCAAGGTTGATGTTGATGTTGGTGAAATGAGCATTATTGCTAAGCAGTTGAGTGTTAATGGCGTACCAACATTCCTCTTCATGAGGGAGGGCACAGTTAAGGACAGGGTTCTTGGCGCAGACAAGGAAGAGCTGGAGGAGAAGCTTTTGGAGCAGTTGTCCCTGATGCCTTGGCTGCGCCTCTATGTTTGA